Proteins encoded by one window of Companilactobacillus ginsenosidimutans:
- a CDS encoding ECF transporter S component: MGKSTTKFHNLIGVSILSALAAIIMFFEFPVLIWLPFLKVDLSDIVTLIGSLTFGPVGGTAIAFIKALCHWIITGQGVAGMIGDFSNFVGGVSLLIPFTYFWKRDKKVMAVVSSVITMTIIMSLLNLFVVMPLYINVVGMKLNMGIPQYVATGVIPFNIIKSLIACAGTIIVYPRLKGHLNFQY; the protein is encoded by the coding sequence ATGGGAAAAAGTACAACGAAGTTTCACAATTTAATTGGAGTTTCAATATTGTCAGCGTTAGCTGCCATTATTATGTTTTTCGAGTTTCCAGTATTAATTTGGTTACCATTTCTGAAAGTCGATTTAAGCGATATTGTGACGCTTATTGGTTCATTAACATTTGGTCCAGTTGGCGGTACAGCAATTGCATTCATTAAAGCTTTGTGCCACTGGATCATCACTGGTCAAGGCGTCGCAGGGATGATAGGCGATTTTTCAAATTTTGTTGGTGGAGTTAGTTTATTAATTCCTTTTACTTATTTTTGGAAGCGTGACAAAAAAGTTATGGCAGTAGTTTCGAGTGTAATTACAATGACTATCATCATGTCATTACTCAACTTATTCGTCGTAATGCCTTTGTACATCAATGTTGTTGGTATGAAACTAAATATGGGTATTCCGCAATATGTTGCTACCGGAGTTATTCCATTTAATATCATTAAGTCATTAATCGCTTGTGCAGGTACGATCATTGTTTATCCAAGACTGAAAGGTCATTTGAATTTTCAGTACTAA
- a CDS encoding L-rhamnose isomerase, producing the protein MTKSETVEQAYKVAKERYAELGVDTDAALKELKKVKLSVHCWQGDDIHGFLFPNQELTGGIGVSGNYPGIARTPDELSGDLSEALSLIPGQHKVQLHAIYAVTDKKKDLTDLEPEDFSYWVDWAKKEKVGLDMNGTFFSHPMVKDNFTLASPDKDVRDFWIEHGKRSRTIANYFGKELGQQSVNNFWIPDGFKDNPIDKADPRLRLIDSLDEIIKKPYDEKNTIEAFEGKLFGTGIESYTVGSHLFYNNYAISRNKLWTIDAGHWHPTEDVSDKFSAFLPFGKGLMLHVSRPVRWDSDHVVIFDEALVRIARSLVRDNELSKTNIGLDFFDATINRVAAWVIGARATQKALLQAMLEPIEQLKKAELNFDFTTRLAETEELKSYPFGAVWDEFCLQNDVPVGTDWLNNIHQYEKDVQFKRSNLINA; encoded by the coding sequence ATGACAAAATCAGAAACTGTTGAACAAGCATATAAGGTTGCTAAAGAACGATATGCTGAATTAGGTGTTGATACAGATGCAGCTTTAAAAGAATTAAAGAAAGTTAAATTGTCAGTACATTGCTGGCAAGGGGATGATATTCATGGATTCTTATTCCCTAACCAAGAATTAACAGGTGGTATTGGTGTCAGTGGTAATTATCCTGGTATTGCTAGAACACCAGATGAGTTGTCAGGTGATTTGAGTGAAGCTCTTTCACTAATTCCTGGTCAACACAAAGTTCAACTACACGCTATTTACGCTGTAACTGATAAAAAGAAAGATTTAACCGATCTTGAACCAGAAGATTTCAGTTACTGGGTAGATTGGGCTAAGAAAGAAAAAGTTGGTTTGGATATGAATGGTACATTCTTCTCACATCCAATGGTTAAAGATAACTTTACATTGGCAAGTCCTGATAAGGATGTTCGTGACTTCTGGATTGAACATGGTAAGAGATCACGTACTATTGCCAACTACTTTGGTAAAGAATTAGGTCAACAATCAGTTAATAACTTCTGGATTCCAGATGGATTCAAGGATAACCCTATCGACAAAGCAGATCCACGTCTTCGTTTAATCGATTCACTTGATGAAATCATCAAGAAACCTTATGACGAAAAGAATACAATCGAAGCCTTTGAAGGTAAGTTGTTTGGTACAGGTATTGAATCATACACTGTAGGTTCACATTTGTTCTACAACAACTACGCAATTAGCAGAAATAAGCTATGGACAATTGATGCTGGACACTGGCACCCAACAGAAGATGTCTCTGATAAATTTTCAGCATTCCTACCATTTGGTAAAGGACTTATGCTTCACGTTTCACGTCCAGTTCGTTGGGATAGTGATCACGTTGTTATCTTCGATGAAGCTCTTGTACGTATTGCTCGTTCACTTGTTCGTGATAATGAACTCAGCAAGACAAATATTGGACTTGATTTCTTCGATGCAACAATTAACCGTGTTGCAGCTTGGGTAATCGGTGCACGTGCTACACAAAAGGCATTGTTACAAGCAATGCTTGAACCAATCGAACAGTTGAAGAAAGCTGAATTAAACTTTGACTTCACAACAAGATTGGCAGAAACAGAAGAACTTAAATCATATCCATTTGGTGCTGTTTGGGATGAATTCTGTCTCCAAAATGATGTACCAGTTGGCACTGATTGGTTAAACAATATTCACCAATATGAAAAAGATGTTCAATTTAAACGTTCAAATCTAATTAATGCTTAG
- a CDS encoding segregation and condensation protein A translates to MEKLKLVLTDFEGPIDLLLHLIKESKIDIYDIPIADITQQYLDYLNNMKVLQLDIAGDYLVMASTLMSIKSKLLLPKAPDEIDENIDVEDPRDALVSQLLTYQTFKHVAEYFEEKEASRSKLHDKEPSVPKTQLEQFLLPGSVAISDLASVYSELLQNQIKHGPKTEMVENETISIEAAQESILSKLSKHRRITFKSLLKIGHGVEEVVTDFMAILEMVRNQQIIAHQESLESELIIELRN, encoded by the coding sequence ATGGAAAAATTGAAATTAGTATTAACTGATTTTGAGGGTCCAATTGATTTATTATTACATTTAATCAAAGAATCAAAGATAGACATTTATGACATCCCTATTGCTGATATTACTCAACAATACTTGGACTACTTAAATAATATGAAAGTGCTGCAGCTCGATATCGCTGGTGATTATCTGGTTATGGCATCTACTTTGATGTCCATTAAGAGTAAACTTTTGTTACCAAAGGCTCCGGATGAGATAGATGAAAATATTGATGTCGAAGATCCTCGTGATGCGTTAGTATCACAGTTGTTAACCTATCAAACCTTCAAACATGTTGCAGAATATTTTGAAGAAAAAGAAGCCTCTAGAAGTAAGCTACATGATAAAGAACCCAGTGTTCCTAAAACACAATTGGAACAGTTTTTGTTGCCAGGTTCTGTCGCAATTTCTGATTTGGCTAGTGTTTATTCAGAATTACTACAAAACCAAATCAAGCACGGTCCCAAAACCGAAATGGTTGAAAATGAAACTATTTCAATTGAGGCAGCTCAAGAATCGATTTTATCGAAATTATCTAAACACAGACGAATTACATTTAAATCATTACTCAAAATTGGACATGGGGTTGAAGAAGTGGTTACCGACTTTATGGCGATTTTGGAGATGGTTCGTAATCAACAAATAATCGCTCATCAAGAGAGCCTTGAGAGTGAGTTAATTATTGAATTGAGGAATTAA
- a CDS encoding pseudouridine synthase gives MNTEKVRLQKAMSDAGVASRRKSEQMIADGEVVVNGKVVREMGVKVDSHDKIEVNGVPIRSEKKRYILMYKPRGVISAVKDDKDRKVITDLLKEDVPERVYPIGRLDYDTSGIILLTNDGDFANKLMHPKYHVDKVYVAKVQGFLSTEEIKKVEAGIKFKDYTSAPAKLRVMSKDTKKNTSIVRLTIHEGHNHQVKNMFQAVGHPVSKLAREQYGFLNLEGLVSGRYRNLTRQEVALLKERK, from the coding sequence ATGAATACAGAAAAAGTTCGCTTACAAAAGGCGATGTCTGATGCCGGAGTTGCATCCAGAAGGAAATCCGAGCAAATGATTGCTGATGGCGAAGTAGTTGTTAATGGAAAAGTTGTCAGAGAGATGGGCGTCAAGGTCGATAGTCACGATAAGATTGAGGTTAATGGTGTTCCGATAAGATCTGAGAAAAAACGTTACATTTTGATGTACAAGCCTAGAGGCGTCATCTCGGCCGTTAAAGATGACAAGGATCGTAAGGTTATTACCGATTTGCTAAAAGAAGACGTTCCTGAACGTGTGTATCCAATTGGAAGACTAGATTATGATACTTCGGGGATTATTCTCTTGACTAACGATGGGGATTTTGCGAACAAACTAATGCATCCTAAGTATCATGTTGACAAGGTCTATGTCGCAAAAGTTCAGGGATTTTTATCAACTGAAGAGATCAAAAAGGTTGAAGCTGGTATCAAATTTAAAGATTATACTTCAGCACCAGCTAAATTACGTGTGATGTCAAAAGATACTAAAAAGAATACTTCGATTGTTCGACTGACAATTCATGAAGGCCACAATCATCAAGTAAAAAACATGTTCCAAGCCGTTGGACATCCAGTGTCAAAACTTGCTCGTGAGCAATATGGATTCTTGAATTTGGAAGGCTTAGTTTCTGGAAGATATCGTAACTTAACACGTCAAGAAGTTGCTCTGTTGAAGGAAAGAAAGTAA
- a CDS encoding LysM peptidoglycan-binding domain-containing protein, with amino-acid sequence MPENNNKNTSGSKVPASTEGLSRKGSVSPEDLRKYNLVPSDSDTTPANTESVVGKDVGTSSDFVNNVPRSNPNTANQNSDENIDHLQASKQNDEMKTAAAVGAGVAAGSAMSKNNNTQADSTTSQPDTREEADGGKPWENKFDSDEDESGHVSRAVSKSKQRGNHTLVAILVIILIALMFIPVTLYFVRGDNNGSNLGSDQTEQSVEKQDKDTAKKSTSKKKSSTKKTTPKKKASSTKKKSSSKSSSGTVNENTDNSTAADQSNQAAQTDNSAQQTQDSSSTAASDNASGSASGSGQSGASYATVGQGQGWYRVAVNNGLSIEQLKGLNPGVTNLAPGTQLRIK; translated from the coding sequence ATGCCCGAGAATAACAATAAAAATACTTCCGGTTCAAAAGTCCCTGCTTCAACAGAGGGTTTGAGTCGAAAGGGTTCAGTCAGCCCGGAGGATTTAAGAAAGTACAATTTAGTACCTTCAGATAGTGATACAACTCCAGCAAACACTGAAAGTGTTGTTGGTAAGGATGTAGGAACTAGTTCAGATTTTGTTAATAACGTTCCTCGTTCAAATCCCAATACGGCTAATCAAAACTCAGATGAAAACATCGATCATTTACAAGCAAGCAAACAAAATGACGAAATGAAGACTGCAGCAGCAGTTGGTGCCGGAGTCGCAGCTGGTTCTGCTATGAGCAAGAATAATAACACTCAAGCTGACTCAACTACTTCACAACCAGATACACGTGAAGAGGCCGATGGTGGAAAGCCATGGGAAAACAAATTTGATTCTGATGAAGATGAATCAGGTCATGTTTCTCGTGCTGTAAGTAAAAGCAAACAGCGTGGTAATCACACATTAGTTGCTATCTTAGTCATCATTTTGATTGCATTAATGTTCATTCCCGTTACTTTGTATTTTGTCCGTGGTGACAACAATGGAAGTAATCTTGGTAGTGATCAAACTGAACAATCAGTTGAAAAGCAAGATAAAGATACTGCAAAAAAGTCAACTTCAAAGAAGAAGTCATCTACTAAAAAGACAACTCCTAAGAAAAAGGCTAGTAGTACTAAGAAGAAATCTAGCAGTAAGTCAAGCTCAGGTACTGTAAACGAAAATACTGATAATAGTACAGCTGCTGACCAATCTAACCAAGCTGCACAAACTGATAACTCAGCACAACAGACTCAAGATAGTTCTTCAACTGCTGCTTCTGATAATGCTTCTGGATCAGCATCTGGCTCTGGTCAAAGTGGTGCAAGTTATGCCACAGTTGGACAAGGTCAAGGTTGGTATCGTGTTGCGGTAAACAACGGACTTTC
- a CDS encoding S1 RNA-binding domain-containing protein has protein sequence METSDLYGKVLSGTVTDLNKEEAFVQIEGITFALDLSELDELPELGDEIGGFVYETQSHKNKITTVMPKVMEGIWDYAEVKDVRSDLGVFVDAGLPDKDIVVSLDELPLEHSEWPKKGDQVMVELEVDHKGRLWGKLADINLYTQLARSASDNEKNRDETGHVIAIRDSGTFVMTDSYFMGFIYTSEQDGPLRIGKEVKTRVIGSSHRRLNLSMRPRAFEEITPDAEMIMAVLEHARDNKIPYTDKSDPQDIKDYFGISKGSFKRALGNLMKQRKIEQKDGYTYLKKS, from the coding sequence ATGGAAACTTCAGACTTGTATGGTAAAGTGCTATCCGGTACTGTTACTGACTTAAATAAAGAAGAAGCATTTGTTCAAATTGAGGGAATTACATTTGCTTTGGACTTAAGTGAACTCGATGAACTTCCTGAATTAGGGGATGAAATCGGTGGTTTTGTTTATGAAACTCAAAGCCATAAAAATAAAATTACTACTGTGATGCCAAAGGTTATGGAAGGTATTTGGGATTATGCCGAAGTTAAGGATGTTCGTTCTGACTTGGGTGTATTTGTTGATGCGGGTCTTCCGGACAAAGATATCGTTGTGTCACTTGATGAATTACCACTAGAACATTCAGAATGGCCTAAAAAAGGCGATCAAGTTATGGTTGAATTAGAAGTTGATCACAAGGGTCGTCTCTGGGGTAAGTTGGCTGATATCAATTTATATACACAACTGGCTAGAAGTGCTAGTGATAATGAAAAAAACCGTGATGAAACTGGTCATGTTATTGCTATTCGTGATTCTGGAACGTTTGTTATGACCGACAGTTATTTCATGGGATTCATTTATACTAGTGAACAAGACGGACCATTAAGAATAGGTAAGGAAGTAAAAACCAGAGTTATTGGTTCAAGTCACAGACGACTCAATCTATCAATGCGTCCTCGTGCGTTTGAAGAAATTACACCAGATGCGGAAATGATTATGGCAGTATTAGAACATGCGCGTGATAATAAGATTCCTTATACTGACAAAAGTGATCCTCAAGATATTAAGGACTATTTTGGAATTAGTAAAGGTAGTTTTAAACGTGCACTTGGTAATTTAATGAAACAAAGAAAAATCGAACAAAAAGATGGATACACATATTTAAAAAAGTCGTAG
- the scpB gene encoding SMC-Scp complex subunit ScpB, whose amino-acid sequence MALLFVAGDQGVSESDLAGLIEIDKSAIRQNLEQLEIKLTNDKSSGIKLVNYNKIYKLVTKSEYADILTRFFKSGLGTKLSQAALEVLSIVAYKQPITRIEIDDIRGVQSSGSVNTLVARKLIKENGKKDVPGHPNLYVVTDYFFNYFGIKSLDEMPKIENFETPQGNIDLFDNVGDTNSDDQQE is encoded by the coding sequence ATGGCATTATTATTTGTTGCCGGAGATCAAGGTGTAAGTGAAAGTGATCTTGCTGGACTAATTGAAATAGATAAATCAGCAATTAGACAAAATTTAGAACAGTTAGAGATTAAGCTTACAAACGATAAGTCATCAGGAATAAAATTAGTTAACTATAATAAAATCTATAAACTGGTTACTAAGAGTGAATATGCTGATATTCTGACTAGATTTTTCAAATCTGGATTAGGAACAAAACTTAGTCAGGCTGCGCTAGAAGTGTTGTCAATTGTTGCATATAAGCAACCTATTACAAGAATTGAAATTGATGATATTCGTGGAGTTCAAAGCTCGGGAAGCGTCAATACTTTGGTGGCTCGAAAACTTATTAAAGAAAATGGTAAAAAGGATGTTCCTGGACACCCTAATTTGTATGTTGTGACAGATTATTTCTTTAATTATTTTGGCATTAAAAGCCTCGATGAAATGCCTAAGATTGAAAACTTTGAGACTCCTCAAGGTAATATTGATTTGTTTGATAATGTTGGTGACACTAATTCAGATGATCAACAAGAATAA
- the xerD gene encoding site-specific tyrosine recombinase XerD encodes MKDIISDYSRYLRLDRGLSQNTILSYRQDLLEFSHYLEKDGMKKYPEDHFQITNFFAFQDQAGKSKTSEIRIFSTLRKFYQWMELMGNINVNPMTELDAPKKAQHLPVVLSMEEVVSLIESPDISKPLGIRDRAIFEVMYATGLRVSELINLTMDDLHLDLGLIKTVGKGDKERLLPIGDTAINWLKKYFTDTRNDLVQRYGQKTQVFLNFRGQHLTRQSIWRMIKKYINQVGITKDVTPHTLRHSFATNLLANGADLRVVQELLGHSDISTTQIYTHINQTRMKQVYEQAHPRA; translated from the coding sequence ATGAAAGATATAATCAGTGACTATTCGAGGTATTTGAGACTTGATAGGGGATTGTCTCAAAATACAATTTTGTCTTATCGACAAGATTTACTAGAGTTCAGCCATTATTTGGAAAAAGATGGGATGAAAAAATATCCGGAAGATCATTTTCAGATTACTAATTTTTTTGCGTTCCAGGATCAAGCTGGAAAGTCAAAAACGAGTGAGATTAGAATTTTTTCAACATTAAGAAAATTTTATCAGTGGATGGAATTAATGGGAAACATCAATGTTAATCCAATGACTGAATTAGATGCTCCAAAAAAAGCACAACATTTACCAGTTGTTCTATCAATGGAAGAAGTTGTCTCTTTAATCGAGTCACCAGATATTAGTAAACCACTTGGAATCAGAGATCGAGCCATTTTTGAAGTGATGTATGCGACTGGTTTGCGTGTTAGTGAATTGATCAACTTGACAATGGATGATCTTCATCTTGATCTGGGGTTAATAAAAACTGTCGGTAAAGGTGATAAGGAAAGATTGTTGCCAATTGGTGATACAGCTATTAATTGGCTCAAAAAGTATTTCACAGATACTCGTAACGATTTAGTTCAGAGGTATGGACAAAAGACACAAGTCTTTTTAAATTTCCGTGGGCAACATTTGACTAGACAATCCATTTGGCGAATGATCAAAAAATATATAAATCAAGTTGGAATCACTAAAGACGTGACCCCTCATACCTTGAGACATTCATTTGCTACTAATTTATTAGCCAATGGTGCTGACTTAAGGGTTGTTCAAGAATTACTAGGTCACTCGGATATATCAACGACACAAATATATACGCATATCAATCAAACAAGAATGAAACAAGTGTACGAGCAAGCGCATCCCCGGGCTTAG
- the rhaM gene encoding L-rhamnose mutarotase: MKRLGQVMYLHKDQYAEYEKRHNNLFPDMRKALKEAGAHNYSIFLNKENGMLFAYLEVDDIQKYNDIAKTDAAKKWWAYMEPLMDTNPDKSPVTVDLDELFHLD, from the coding sequence ATGAAAAGATTAGGTCAAGTGATGTATTTACATAAAGATCAATATGCTGAATATGAGAAGAGACACAACAATCTATTCCCTGATATGAGAAAAGCTTTAAAAGAAGCCGGTGCTCACAACTATTCGATCTTTTTAAATAAGGAAAACGGAATGTTGTTTGCATATTTGGAAGTTGATGATATTCAAAAATACAATGACATAGCTAAAACTGATGCTGCCAAGAAATGGTGGGCATATATGGAGCCTTTGATGGATACAAATCCAGATAAGAGTCCTGTAACTGTTGATCTGGATGAACTTTTCCACTTAGATTAA
- the rhaD gene encoding rhamnulose-1-phosphate aldolase has product MKFIDSKYVEKMSEITNELYKHGWDERNGGNVSLRLTQEEVDQFDDLKGTIRNIPIKFDASPLAGQYYLVTGTGRYFKNVHNYPERDAGLVRITDEGNSVDLIWGFNDGGQPTSEFPAHLMTHIARQKVDSDQRVVMHCHPTNWVALSFTHELDEASVSRLLWKMQAESLVVFPEGVGIIPYMTPGTNEIGQATADKMNEFRVVMWPHHGIFACGDSMDEVYGLIETVEKACMIYTAIQSQGGNIEQSITDDDLRDLAKSFGVTPNPDFLSMETVK; this is encoded by the coding sequence ATGAAATTTATCGATTCAAAATACGTTGAAAAGATGTCAGAAATCACCAATGAATTATACAAACACGGCTGGGATGAAAGAAATGGTGGAAACGTCAGTCTTAGATTAACTCAAGAAGAAGTGGATCAATTTGATGACTTGAAGGGTACCATTCGAAATATTCCTATCAAGTTTGATGCATCCCCTCTAGCAGGACAATATTATCTAGTAACAGGTACAGGGCGTTACTTCAAGAATGTTCACAACTATCCAGAACGTGATGCTGGATTAGTACGTATCACTGACGAAGGAAACTCAGTTGATTTGATTTGGGGATTCAACGATGGCGGACAACCAACAAGTGAATTTCCAGCTCACTTAATGACACATATTGCTCGTCAAAAAGTAGATTCAGATCAAAGAGTTGTAATGCACTGTCACCCAACTAACTGGGTAGCATTGTCATTCACACATGAATTAGATGAAGCAAGTGTCAGCCGCTTATTGTGGAAGATGCAAGCAGAATCATTAGTTGTATTCCCAGAAGGTGTAGGAATTATCCCTTACATGACTCCAGGAACAAACGAAATTGGACAAGCAACTGCTGATAAAATGAATGAATTTAGAGTTGTTATGTGGCCACACCACGGAATCTTCGCTTGTGGTGATAGTATGGATGAAGTATATGGCTTGATTGAAACTGTTGAAAAAGCTTGCATGATTTACACTGCTATTCAATCACAAGGTGGAAATATTGAACAAAGTATTACTGACGATGATTTGCGTGATTTGGCTAAGTCATTTGGCGTAACACCTAATCCTGATTTCTTATCGATGGAAACAGTTAAATAG